Proteins encoded in a region of the Moritella marina ATCC 15381 genome:
- a CDS encoding lipase family protein yields the protein MRIFLTLLISTLSFNSLALDSTYLQCYGVKDSFAARSDLIKKSWAVNPSNQYLKLDGYWKDNGYNADTENYFIVKAIDSQPVTSAQVHSTLASMCKNTLANKYSNEYTSNVTYFAANSSVGYEYPVMTETDALAINNSELPVTYNNMLRYAFASSYVYSTEQGSSPFSFTDNPTFQQLMLNENSLELDVIARYVGDSGVHGVAIKVPAVPSKNLEQEIIIAFKGTSNGGDVMQDIELVLTNLSETDEDWQIDAYNFTQQILAQYPANAASLTRGYQASSAATSYNVVLTGHSLGAYTAIDASVRTGVLARVFSSPATRIIEKYIHAFANKMRYNNVINMVREKDPVATLSGRHNENMIYFPKAPGSNPADSHYLTPFINDILMPLANEQASAANKPTHVYITPDTSVGAGLTELVNTWGHVN from the coding sequence GCCGCACGCTCTGATTTGATCAAAAAATCATGGGCAGTTAACCCTAGCAATCAATACCTCAAACTTGACGGTTATTGGAAGGACAATGGTTACAATGCTGACACTGAAAATTATTTCATCGTCAAAGCGATTGATTCACAGCCCGTTACATCCGCTCAAGTACACAGCACGTTAGCCAGTATGTGTAAGAATACCCTCGCGAACAAATACTCAAACGAGTACACCAGTAATGTCACTTATTTTGCGGCCAACAGTTCGGTTGGTTATGAGTATCCCGTCATGACCGAAACTGATGCACTCGCTATCAACAATAGCGAATTACCCGTCACATACAACAATATGCTGCGTTATGCATTTGCATCAAGTTATGTCTACAGTACTGAACAGGGATCGTCACCGTTCTCATTTACCGACAATCCGACTTTCCAACAGTTAATGCTAAACGAAAATAGCCTCGAGCTGGATGTTATTGCTCGTTATGTTGGTGACAGTGGTGTTCACGGTGTGGCAATTAAAGTACCCGCGGTGCCAAGTAAAAACCTCGAACAAGAGATCATTATTGCGTTTAAAGGCACGAGTAACGGCGGGGATGTAATGCAAGACATCGAACTCGTACTGACCAACCTTTCAGAAACGGATGAAGACTGGCAAATTGATGCGTATAATTTTACGCAACAAATTCTTGCACAATACCCTGCAAATGCAGCGTCATTAACCCGTGGCTACCAAGCATCAAGCGCAGCGACAAGTTATAATGTGGTATTAACAGGTCATTCATTAGGTGCTTATACCGCCATTGATGCGAGTGTCAGAACGGGTGTATTAGCACGCGTATTCTCATCACCAGCAACCCGTATCATCGAAAAATACATTCACGCTTTTGCCAATAAGATGCGTTACAACAACGTCATTAATATGGTTCGTGAAAAGGATCCGGTTGCGACACTCTCTGGCCGTCACAACGAAAACATGATTTATTTCCCGAAAGCACCAGGCTCAAATCCGGCGGATAGTCATTACTTAACGCCCTTCATTAATGACATATTAATGCCACTAGCGAACGAACAAGCAAGTGCAGCTAACAAGCCGACACATGTTTACATCACTCCGGATACCAGCGTTGGCGCAGGGTTAACAGAATTAGTGAATACCTGGGGTCATGTTAATTAA
- the gltS gene encoding sodium/glutamate symporter, whose protein sequence is MELDVRQTVIVAILVLFIGKFLTRKVAFLQEYNIPEPVSGGLIASIVFAIIYGAFDIELQFSLAVRDTLLIVFFTIIGLSSRFSTLLKGGKPLIILLVIAVIYLFLQNFTGLTVAQFTQQLPEVGIIGGSVSLSGGHGTAIAWAPLFVEKYNISNAMEIGIACATFGLILGGVIGGPIAKYLISHYKLEPSKEPELTVGTLHELTQHQTKQTKQTQANTAAPIDYHHMLNSILIISVSIGLGLGLNVIIGNLGLHLPEFVTCLFAGIIVINLGPLILPKLTWPERSRSLALISDLSLGLFLAMSLMSLQLWTLGGLGGPILIMLAAQVLIVTGFVIFVVFPLMGKDYDAAVMSAGYAGLALGATPTAIANMTAVTEKFGASAKAFVVVPLVGAFFIDIANALIIQFLLDIFAV, encoded by the coding sequence ATGGAATTGGACGTAAGACAAACTGTGATTGTGGCGATTTTGGTGCTGTTTATAGGTAAGTTCCTGACACGCAAAGTCGCTTTTTTACAAGAATATAATATCCCCGAGCCAGTTTCTGGCGGCTTAATAGCATCTATTGTTTTCGCTATTATTTATGGCGCATTTGATATCGAATTACAATTTTCATTAGCGGTACGTGATACGCTATTGATTGTGTTTTTCACTATTATTGGCCTGTCCTCACGCTTTTCAACGCTGCTTAAAGGTGGTAAACCGTTAATTATCTTGTTGGTGATTGCGGTCATTTATTTGTTTTTGCAAAATTTCACAGGCTTAACGGTTGCACAGTTTACCCAGCAATTACCAGAAGTCGGTATTATTGGTGGTTCTGTGTCCTTAAGTGGTGGACACGGTACCGCGATTGCGTGGGCGCCGCTGTTTGTTGAGAAATATAATATCAGCAACGCGATGGAAATTGGTATTGCGTGTGCGACCTTTGGCCTGATCCTTGGTGGCGTTATTGGTGGTCCGATTGCCAAGTATTTAATCAGCCATTATAAGCTGGAACCGAGTAAAGAACCTGAGCTCACCGTCGGAACCTTGCATGAACTTACACAGCATCAAACTAAGCAGACTAAACAAACACAGGCGAACACTGCGGCACCGATAGATTATCACCATATGCTGAATTCAATATTGATTATCAGTGTCAGTATTGGTTTAGGACTTGGGCTGAATGTCATTATCGGCAACCTAGGCTTACATTTACCTGAGTTTGTTACTTGTTTGTTTGCGGGCATTATCGTCATCAATTTAGGCCCGTTAATATTGCCTAAGTTGACATGGCCTGAGCGTAGTCGTTCGTTAGCCTTAATTTCTGATTTAAGTTTGGGCTTGTTTCTAGCCATGTCATTAATGAGTTTACAGCTGTGGACATTAGGCGGGCTAGGTGGACCTATATTAATCATGCTTGCTGCGCAGGTACTTATTGTGACTGGCTTTGTTATCTTTGTGGTCTTTCCGTTAATGGGTAAAGACTATGACGCAGCAGTGATGTCAGCTGGTTATGCGGGATTGGCGTTAGGTGCAACACCAACAGCGATTGCCAATATGACCGCGGTAACCGAGAAGTTTGGTGCTTCTGCAAAAGCCTTTGTTGTTGTACCGCTGGTGGGCGCATTTTTTATTGATATTGCCAATGCCCTGATTATTCAATTCTTGTTGGATATCTTTGCGGTGTAA
- a CDS encoding TIGR01459 family HAD-type hydrolase, with product MISGLKDIINDFDTFILDQWGVLHNGGDAFPNAVATLEFLQQHHKKVVILSNSGNTHNFSYQRLTDSGIRRDLYIDVLTSGDHMRHNFKQGKFDHLGTNALVFGWGEGINGTVLEDCGLTSVVIEEASFIMCYGVERGTVADYQIDLDIAFARGLEMVVSNPDLVAMRPDGGLNLCPGSIAMAYADMGGTVYWHGKPQAQIYAMCHTLLGGWDNAIAVGDSLEHDIRGANTAGIASLFLTTGIHADDLTAKMANKEYTNDDDLVADLSREFDVMPSHYIDWFQVD from the coding sequence ATGATTTCCGGTCTTAAAGACATTATTAACGATTTTGATACTTTTATCTTGGATCAATGGGGCGTACTGCACAATGGCGGTGATGCTTTTCCTAACGCGGTTGCGACATTAGAATTTTTACAACAACACCACAAAAAAGTCGTGATCTTATCGAACAGTGGCAATACCCACAATTTCTCTTATCAGCGTTTAACCGATTCCGGTATTCGTCGTGATCTGTATATTGATGTACTGACATCGGGCGATCACATGCGCCACAATTTCAAGCAAGGTAAATTTGACCATTTAGGCACTAATGCCTTGGTGTTTGGCTGGGGCGAGGGGATCAACGGTACTGTACTCGAAGATTGCGGTTTAACCAGTGTGGTGATTGAAGAAGCGTCATTTATCATGTGTTATGGCGTTGAACGTGGCACGGTTGCTGATTATCAAATAGATCTGGATATTGCTTTTGCCCGTGGTTTAGAAATGGTGGTGAGTAATCCTGATTTAGTGGCGATGAGACCGGATGGTGGCTTAAATTTATGCCCAGGTTCTATTGCCATGGCTTATGCTGACATGGGCGGCACAGTATATTGGCACGGTAAACCACAAGCGCAAATCTATGCCATGTGTCATACCTTGTTAGGCGGTTGGGATAATGCCATTGCTGTAGGCGATAGTTTAGAACACGACATCCGCGGCGCGAATACAGCAGGTATCGCTAGTTTGTTTTTAACCACGGGTATTCATGCTGATGATCTTACTGCTAAAATGGCAAATAAAGAATATACGAATGATGATGATCTAGTTGCTGATTTAAGCCGTGAGTTTGACGTAATGCCAAGCCATTATATTGATTGGTTTCAAGTCGATTAA
- a CDS encoding sensor histidine kinase produces MSNKFKIIVAVILCSVIVTTFSVREICRDWLLDSNREQAENQLLTYVVDIRRVLASYKYLPYLITEQESLIPVLTNTQVSTTQLQQTLTQFDKAANTKGWYLLKPDGSLLVSSRHNTNWDYNKALNITSNLRNQDGELDKDRGVLTSSYIANGSANYYLSLPINHQDKLIGIAVIEVDLTALSDPWLAENDFILISNAKNKFFLSSHPQISATEINSLGTADIITHQLSNNANIYSWVIANRDYQVQQVQLDDLRWHIYYLTPLNGLYRKVNMAGFISAILMSLLLSVLLYRYERKQKLYSHAALKQMIAGTNVGLVLLNNDRSISYINPTAMRYFGLSNDNLDKSDKNSNAHKLYASQLLTRHQDNDAVVSQLNDLLITPNFTGIEVFAHNHHGDDFPALLSITPLAWSQRRGSLMTFVDISKRKRAEHALSQANEQLETRVQETTEKLYAAQEELLLSSKMAALGRMSSAINHELNQPLTGIRTLLSSNLLFLEQGNTKVLVSNMALIDKLVKRMLSMTAQLKVFAFNRPERLIATSITDVLNDVFTLEQNKLANIAMTVDIPDSLPQVLAEPHRLHQVFSNLISNAAAALQQTSEQISKPTLMISANRVKDTIHIKIMDNGPGVDDDALAHLFEPFYTSKKIGEGLGLGLAITANIMRDMQGEIFAHNNLQQAGMTFTLTLKPYLRDE; encoded by the coding sequence GTGTCGAACAAATTTAAAATTATAGTGGCTGTTATTTTATGTAGCGTGATCGTCACAACCTTTAGCGTACGCGAGATATGCCGAGACTGGCTATTAGACTCCAATCGTGAACAAGCAGAAAACCAACTACTCACTTATGTTGTCGATATAAGGCGTGTCCTCGCCAGTTACAAGTACCTGCCTTACCTGATCACAGAACAAGAGAGTCTTATCCCTGTCCTGACTAATACCCAGGTATCAACAACACAGCTCCAGCAAACACTCACCCAGTTTGATAAAGCGGCCAATACCAAAGGTTGGTACCTGCTTAAGCCAGATGGTTCCTTGTTAGTATCAAGCCGTCACAATACCAATTGGGATTACAACAAAGCCCTGAACATTACCAGTAACTTACGTAATCAAGACGGTGAGTTGGATAAAGACAGAGGCGTACTCACCTCCAGTTATATTGCCAATGGTAGCGCCAATTATTATTTAAGCTTGCCAATAAACCATCAAGATAAATTAATCGGTATTGCCGTCATCGAAGTCGACTTAACCGCATTAAGTGATCCTTGGTTGGCAGAAAATGATTTCATCCTTATCAGTAATGCCAAAAATAAATTCTTTCTCTCTAGCCACCCACAAATATCGGCGACGGAAATTAACAGCTTAGGCACGGCTGACATCATCACGCATCAGCTCAGTAATAACGCAAATATCTACAGCTGGGTGATCGCGAACCGTGACTATCAAGTACAACAAGTGCAGTTAGACGATCTAAGATGGCATATTTACTACCTGACACCATTAAATGGTTTATATCGAAAAGTGAATATGGCGGGCTTTATTTCCGCGATATTAATGTCACTGTTACTGTCTGTACTGCTGTATCGTTATGAACGTAAGCAAAAGCTTTATTCTCACGCCGCATTAAAACAGATGATTGCAGGCACCAATGTTGGATTAGTATTACTTAATAATGACCGCAGCATCAGCTATATCAACCCAACCGCAATGCGTTATTTTGGCTTAAGTAATGACAATCTTGATAAAAGTGATAAGAATAGCAACGCTCATAAGTTATATGCTAGCCAATTACTCACCCGGCACCAAGACAACGACGCCGTCGTTAGCCAGTTAAATGACCTGTTAATCACCCCAAATTTCACTGGCATTGAAGTGTTTGCCCATAATCATCATGGTGATGACTTCCCAGCCTTGCTGTCCATCACTCCCTTGGCCTGGTCACAACGACGTGGTTCGCTAATGACGTTTGTTGATATCAGTAAACGTAAACGCGCAGAACACGCACTATCACAAGCAAATGAGCAACTTGAAACCCGAGTACAAGAAACCACAGAAAAACTGTATGCCGCGCAAGAAGAATTATTATTAAGCAGTAAAATGGCTGCGCTCGGGCGTATGTCTAGCGCAATCAATCATGAACTAAACCAACCTTTAACCGGTATCAGAACCTTGTTATCCAGTAATCTGCTATTTTTGGAACAAGGTAATACCAAGGTATTAGTTTCCAATATGGCTTTAATCGATAAACTGGTTAAGCGTATGCTATCAATGACAGCCCAACTGAAAGTCTTCGCCTTCAATCGTCCAGAGCGTTTAATTGCCACGTCAATAACAGATGTATTAAACGACGTGTTTACACTAGAGCAAAACAAACTCGCGAACATCGCCATGACGGTTGATATTCCAGACTCATTGCCACAAGTACTCGCAGAGCCGCATAGGTTACACCAAGTATTTTCTAACTTAATCAGCAATGCTGCGGCCGCCCTGCAACAAACATCAGAACAAATATCAAAACCAACACTCATGATCAGTGCCAACAGGGTTAAAGACACAATACACATCAAGATCATGGATAATGGCCCAGGCGTAGATGATGATGCGCTAGCACATCTATTCGAACCTTTTTATACCAGCAAGAAAATTGGCGAGGGATTAGGACTCGGTTTGGCTATCACTGCGAATATTATGCGTGATATGCAAGGTGAGATCTTTGCACACAATAACCTACAACAAGCAGGGATGACATTTACCCTAACGCTTAAGCCCTACCTCCGTGATGAATAA
- a CDS encoding phospholipase A: MQQLNYKILSLVSFFFSLSFQLQAATESDCINNQVAYSAAEVTLGEIRTICKAQSDLEEDDSVIIRGKTVQAGLMTKRVIEERQHDTSEFVLTPYRMNYILPVYTTNQINPEVYRNLDARDEGYKEVEAKFQLSLKLPLSYHSLLFDGDRIYAGFTLEAWWQVYADDISSPFRETNYRPEVFYVTPLDWHPNDANTAMTVGFEHQSNGRSGTASRSWNRVYSEFIYEKGNLVWSIRPWYRIPEDAKTDPNSPSGDDNPDITDYMGHVEYAIGYAFGKYELSTEIRQNFATSKGAVKVNFTTPLYGKLKGYFTVFNGYGESLIDYNHSQTRFGIGVALNNMF, translated from the coding sequence TTGCAACAATTAAACTATAAAATCCTCTCGTTAGTGTCTTTCTTTTTTTCTCTTAGTTTTCAATTACAAGCAGCAACAGAAAGTGACTGTATTAACAATCAAGTCGCGTATAGTGCTGCAGAAGTAACATTAGGGGAAATCAGGACAATATGTAAAGCGCAAAGTGATCTTGAAGAAGACGACTCGGTCATTATTCGTGGTAAAACAGTGCAAGCAGGTTTGATGACAAAACGAGTGATTGAAGAGCGTCAACATGATACTTCTGAATTTGTACTCACGCCGTACAGGATGAATTATATTTTACCTGTTTATACTACCAATCAGATTAACCCTGAAGTCTATCGTAATTTAGATGCCCGTGATGAAGGTTATAAAGAAGTCGAGGCTAAATTTCAATTAAGCCTGAAACTGCCATTAAGTTATCACTCTTTATTGTTTGACGGCGATCGCATCTATGCTGGTTTCACCCTCGAGGCCTGGTGGCAAGTGTATGCGGATGATATTTCTAGCCCTTTCAGAGAAACTAATTATAGACCTGAAGTATTTTATGTTACACCACTAGATTGGCATCCTAATGATGCGAATACGGCGATGACGGTCGGATTCGAACATCAATCGAATGGCCGTTCAGGAACCGCTTCTCGTTCATGGAATCGTGTTTATAGCGAATTTATTTATGAGAAGGGTAATTTGGTTTGGAGTATTAGACCTTGGTATCGTATACCTGAAGATGCTAAGACAGATCCGAATAGCCCGAGTGGGGATGATAATCCGGATATTACTGATTACATGGGGCATGTGGAATACGCTATCGGTTATGCTTTTGGGAAGTATGAATTGAGTACTGAAATACGCCAGAATTTTGCAACCAGTAAAGGCGCAGTGAAAGTGAATTTCACGACGCCTTTATATGGAAAGCTGAAAGGTTATTTCACTGTATTTAATGGGTATGGTGAAAGTCTGATTGATTATAATCATAGTCAGACGCGTTTCGGTATCGGAGTCGCGCTTAATAACATGTTTTAA
- the lhgO gene encoding L-2-hydroxyglutarate oxidase, protein MTLTTSNVATGTDNNHYDYIIIGGGIVGVSTAWQLQQREPAKRILLIEKESKLSQHQTGHNSGVIHAGVYYEPGSMKANFCKAGVAATKAFCAKHDIPVENCGKLLVATNALELQRMQALYKRCSDNGIEVELLDATGLAEKEPHITGLGAILVPSTSIVDYSLVTEKMAEAFCALGGEIALETEVTHLIESSEQINVQCQQQALLGHSFKGLNYVTKFLITCSGLMADRVTKMLNIDTEFQIIPYRGEYYRLQPQYNNIVNHLIYPIPDPELPFLGVHLTRMIDGSVTVGPNAVQGWKREGYGKVNINLRDISDMLKFPGFWRVSAKNLKTGLIETKNSWWKPGYLKLVNKYCPALKVSDLENYPAGIRAQAVLKDGSLVHDFLFAESPRSLHVCNAPSPAATSAIPIGDYICNKVHNKNLRPALDVN, encoded by the coding sequence ATGACGTTAACGACATCGAATGTGGCGACGGGGACGGATAACAATCACTATGATTACATTATTATCGGTGGTGGTATTGTCGGTGTTTCAACGGCTTGGCAGTTGCAACAGCGTGAGCCAGCAAAGCGTATCTTATTAATTGAAAAAGAAAGTAAGTTATCGCAACATCAAACCGGTCATAACAGTGGTGTGATCCATGCTGGTGTGTATTATGAACCCGGCAGTATGAAAGCCAATTTTTGTAAAGCCGGTGTAGCGGCGACGAAAGCATTTTGTGCTAAGCATGATATTCCGGTTGAAAATTGTGGGAAGCTACTGGTAGCAACCAATGCATTAGAGTTGCAACGTATGCAGGCATTGTATAAACGTTGTAGCGATAATGGCATTGAGGTTGAATTATTAGACGCTACGGGACTTGCTGAAAAAGAACCTCATATTACAGGATTAGGCGCAATTTTGGTGCCTTCTACCAGTATTGTTGATTACAGCTTAGTGACGGAAAAAATGGCGGAAGCGTTTTGTGCGCTTGGCGGTGAAATAGCCTTAGAAACTGAAGTCACCCATTTAATTGAAAGCAGTGAGCAGATTAATGTGCAATGCCAGCAGCAAGCGCTGTTGGGTCATTCTTTTAAAGGCCTGAACTATGTTACTAAATTCTTGATTACCTGTTCTGGCTTAATGGCGGATCGGGTGACTAAGATGCTGAACATTGATACTGAGTTTCAAATAATTCCCTATCGTGGTGAGTACTACCGTTTGCAGCCTCAGTATAACAATATTGTCAATCACCTGATTTATCCTATTCCCGATCCAGAACTGCCATTTTTGGGCGTACATTTAACCCGTATGATCGATGGTTCGGTGACGGTTGGCCCGAATGCCGTGCAAGGCTGGAAGCGAGAGGGCTATGGTAAAGTTAATATCAATTTACGCGATATTAGTGACATGCTGAAATTTCCTGGCTTTTGGCGAGTGAGTGCTAAAAACCTAAAAACTGGCTTAATTGAAACGAAGAATTCGTGGTGGAAACCGGGTTATTTGAAGCTGGTTAATAAATATTGTCCAGCGTTGAAAGTCTCTGATTTAGAAAATTATCCAGCGGGTATTCGCGCGCAAGCTGTGTTGAAAGATGGCAGTTTAGTACACGATTTCTTATTTGCCGAGAGCCCACGTAGTTTACATGTTTGTAACGCGCCATCACCTGCCGCCACGTCTGCGATCCCAATCGGTGATTACATTTGTAATAAAGTACATAATAAGAATCTAAGGCCTGCATTAGATGTAAATTAA
- a CDS encoding TRAP transporter permease — MDKQVEEKLEQFESATRTDFPWVTAFISACGVVLSVLHIWFNTFATIPELWASATHFAGFSVVCALWYPAHRSLKSSRLALGVDIIIALAALACLAYIPFAEDALYERGVRFITSDWVFSIMAIIIVLELIRRTIGWFIPVLIVISLTYVVWWGQLVPGMFHFPGLSLETLLYRSFYSSEGMFGAISRISWSFVFMFILFGAFLVRSGVGDYIINLSRAAANKVIGGPGFIAVLASGLMGSVSGSSVANTVSTGVITIPLMRKAGFPARFAAGVEAAASTGGQIMPPVMGAGAFIMASYTQVPYVSIIAVSVVPALIYFLSVAFFVRIEAKRSNIQQVNASDDSFSTVFLAGWYNLIPLGVLVFLLVSGFTPTYSAGLSIISVVVASWLSPNKMGFRAVFEALEQGAKNMATTAVLLVGIGLVVNVISTTGVGNTFSLMINDWADGSLMLMLALIALASLILGMGLPVTAAYIVLGTLSAPALYTLLAENQLVQMLMDGQLPAQAHGIFMLAAPEQISALTQPMTQIQAESLLSLVPSDFMGTLLEQGLGLEKVALALLSAHLIIFWLSQDSNVTPPVCLTAFAAATIAGTPPMRTGLTAWKIAKGLYLVPILMAYTSLVSWDMMTVITVGSFAIVGTYAFIAGIEGYLESELNILQRGFSLLLGLAMTWPDLPLVLRGVALVSFVGLFVYTNRRYKPVVTTSTAATAY, encoded by the coding sequence ATGGACAAGCAAGTCGAAGAAAAGTTAGAACAATTTGAGTCAGCCACCCGTACTGATTTCCCCTGGGTTACGGCGTTTATATCTGCCTGTGGTGTTGTGCTATCGGTTTTACATATTTGGTTTAATACCTTTGCCACGATCCCTGAGTTATGGGCATCAGCGACTCACTTCGCTGGATTTTCGGTTGTTTGTGCGTTGTGGTATCCAGCACATCGTAGTCTCAAAAGCAGTCGATTGGCACTGGGTGTTGATATCATTATTGCCCTCGCGGCACTTGCTTGTTTAGCCTATATCCCTTTTGCTGAAGATGCTTTGTATGAGCGTGGTGTACGCTTCATTACTAGTGATTGGGTGTTTTCGATCATGGCAATTATCATCGTACTAGAATTGATCCGCCGTACGATTGGTTGGTTTATTCCGGTGTTAATTGTTATTTCGTTAACTTATGTGGTGTGGTGGGGACAGTTAGTACCGGGCATGTTCCATTTCCCTGGATTAAGTTTAGAAACATTATTGTATCGTAGCTTTTATAGTTCAGAGGGTATGTTTGGGGCTATCTCGCGTATCAGCTGGAGCTTTGTGTTCATGTTCATCTTGTTTGGTGCTTTTTTGGTGCGATCTGGAGTCGGTGATTACATTATTAACTTGTCGCGTGCGGCGGCCAATAAAGTGATTGGTGGTCCGGGGTTTATTGCGGTATTAGCGTCAGGATTAATGGGGTCTGTATCTGGCTCGAGTGTGGCTAATACGGTATCAACGGGCGTTATTACTATTCCGTTAATGCGTAAAGCGGGTTTCCCTGCTCGTTTTGCTGCTGGTGTTGAAGCCGCTGCATCCACGGGTGGGCAAATTATGCCGCCAGTGATGGGGGCGGGCGCGTTTATTATGGCTTCTTATACGCAGGTGCCTTATGTCAGTATTATCGCGGTATCTGTTGTTCCGGCATTAATCTATTTTCTCTCCGTTGCATTTTTTGTACGCATCGAAGCCAAGCGCAGTAACATTCAACAAGTGAATGCGTCTGATGATTCATTCTCGACCGTATTTTTAGCGGGTTGGTATAATCTGATCCCACTTGGAGTATTGGTGTTTTTATTAGTGTCTGGATTTACCCCGACTTATTCAGCTGGTTTATCGATTATCTCGGTTGTGGTTGCATCTTGGTTATCACCCAATAAGATGGGATTCAGAGCGGTATTTGAAGCTTTAGAGCAAGGTGCTAAGAATATGGCGACGACGGCGGTATTACTGGTTGGTATTGGCTTAGTTGTTAATGTGATCAGCACGACGGGCGTGGGTAATACCTTTTCATTAATGATTAATGATTGGGCTGATGGTAGCTTGATGTTGATGCTAGCTTTGATCGCGTTGGCGTCACTAATCCTTGGCATGGGCTTACCCGTGACTGCGGCTTATATTGTTTTAGGCACGCTTTCAGCACCTGCGTTATATACGTTACTCGCCGAGAACCAGTTGGTACAAATGTTGATGGATGGGCAACTGCCTGCACAAGCACACGGTATATTCATGTTAGCCGCTCCGGAGCAAATAAGCGCATTAACTCAGCCGATGACACAAATACAAGCTGAAAGTTTATTAAGCTTGGTACCGAGTGATTTCATGGGGACGCTATTAGAGCAAGGTTTAGGGCTGGAGAAAGTGGCGTTAGCATTACTTTCTGCGCACTTAATTATTTTTTGGTTATCACAAGACAGTAATGTCACACCGCCCGTTTGTTTAACTGCATTTGCTGCCGCTACTATCGCTGGCACACCACCAATGCGTACAGGTTTAACGGCATGGAAGATCGCCAAAGGCTTATATCTTGTGCCGATACTCATGGCTTATACCTCGCTAGTGAGTTGGGATATGATGACGGTTATCACGGTGGGCTCTTTCGCTATCGTAGGGACTTATGCATTTATTGCCGGGATTGAAGGTTACCTAGAAAGTGAATTGAATATCCTCCAACGTGGATTTTCGTTATTACTTGGTTTAGCAATGACATGGCCTGATCTTCCTTTAGTATTAAGGGGCGTGGCGCTAGTTAGTTTCGTTGGCTTGTTTGTGTATACGAATCGCCGTTATAAACCTGTGGTGACAACATCTACCGCTGCAACGGCTTATTAA
- a CDS encoding TAXI family TRAP transporter solute-binding subunit, translated as MFKGMLKKSLLVSSVILGLVTTSAVAEQKRSYILATASTGGTYYPVGVALATLSKIKLEPKYKFSLAAISSAGSGENIKLLSDNEAQFAILQGLYGAWAWQGEGQFKQSGPQKDLRSVSMLWQNVEHFVVRSSLVETGTMSDLSNLKGKKFSIGKKNSGTEHSGRQIMRGVHVDPNSFNLAYLGYSSSTDAMQNGAIDGMNIPAGMPVGAITRAFAAMGDDISLLQFTDKQIKQANSEYPLWTKFTIPANTYPSQSKAVTTIAQPNFLAVRDDVSEEDVYLLTKNIYENLPFLNSIHKATKAMAVEKSIKGLPVPLHPGAVRYYQEIGLTIPAELLPTAL; from the coding sequence ATGTTTAAAGGAATGTTAAAAAAATCATTATTAGTATCGAGTGTCATTCTTGGCTTAGTAACAACCTCTGCAGTCGCTGAACAGAAGCGCAGTTATATTCTTGCAACGGCATCGACGGGGGGGACTTATTATCCAGTGGGGGTGGCTTTAGCGACGTTAAGTAAAATTAAATTGGAGCCGAAATATAAATTTTCATTAGCGGCGATCAGCTCTGCCGGATCGGGTGAAAATATTAAATTACTCAGTGACAATGAAGCGCAATTTGCCATTTTGCAAGGTTTGTATGGTGCTTGGGCTTGGCAAGGTGAAGGACAATTTAAACAAAGTGGTCCACAGAAAGACCTGCGTTCGGTGAGTATGTTGTGGCAAAACGTAGAACATTTTGTAGTGCGCAGCTCGCTCGTTGAAACGGGCACCATGAGTGATTTAAGTAACTTAAAAGGTAAGAAATTTTCTATTGGTAAGAAGAACTCGGGTACTGAACATTCTGGTCGTCAGATCATGCGTGGCGTGCACGTCGATCCGAATAGCTTTAACTTAGCTTATTTAGGTTATAGCTCAAGTACTGACGCAATGCAAAATGGCGCGATTGATGGGATGAATATTCCTGCTGGTATGCCCGTTGGTGCGATCACACGTGCTTTTGCTGCGATGGGTGATGACATCTCTTTATTACAATTTACTGATAAGCAAATCAAACAAGCAAACAGCGAATATCCACTGTGGACTAAATTCACTATTCCAGCAAATACGTACCCAAGTCAGAGCAAAGCGGTTACCACTATTGCGCAACCGAATTTCTTAGCCGTGCGTGATGATGTATCAGAAGAAGATGTTTATCTGTTAACTAAAAATATCTATGAAAACCTACCCTTCCTAAACAGTATCCATAAAGCCACGAAAGCAATGGCGGTAGAAAAATCAATTAAAGGTCTGCCAGTACCATTACACCCTGGTGCTGTGCGTTATTATCAAGAAATTGGTTTAACAATCCCTGCTGAGCTATTACCGACGGCACTGTAA